A genomic stretch from Oncorhynchus gorbuscha isolate QuinsamMale2020 ecotype Even-year linkage group LG20, OgorEven_v1.0, whole genome shotgun sequence includes:
- the LOC124007058 gene encoding G protein-coupled receptor kinase 6-like: MEIDSMAANSALISAREGGQGQGRSWKWRRMLRFPHISQCMELGNTIARDYSSLCVKQPIGRQLFCLFCQSKPELRHCNSLLDKMGEYEVQSDEDRKSFGMQIINRFLSRQSSECVQDVESYGKKCRESLEVWHGRDIFIDCTDDLHEFLSGAPFLQYLQSMYFERFLQWKMVERKPVTKHTFRQYRMLGKGGFGEVWACQVRASGKMYACKKLEKTHMKKRRGEAMALNEKQILENLNSRFVVSLAYAYETKQSLCLVLSIMNGGDLRFHIYNIGPPGLEPARVRFYAAEVCCGLHHLHQMNIVYRDLKPENILLDDNGHIRISDLGLAVKLSGGNLVRGRVGTLAYMAPEVIGHEYYGISPDWWGLGCLVYEMTAGRSPFKRQGEQLTEKEMERMIQETEEVYRKTFSSETEDFCRSLLTKDPRQRLGCRRCGVEGVKSHPFFSTINFRRLDAGVIEPPFKPNPRAVYCKDVQDIDEFSTVKGVILERTDDDFYTKFNTGCVAIP, from the exons GTGGACAAGGACAAGGCAGGAGTTGGAAATGGAGAAGGATGCTACGCTTCCCTCACATAAGCCAGTGTATGGAGCTGGGCAACACCATcg CGAGAGACTACTCCAGTCTGTGTGTGAAGCAGCCTATTGGCAGACAActattctgtctcttctgtcAGAGCAAACCTGAGCTACGGCACTGCAACTCCCTACTGGACAAAATG GGGGAGTATGAGGTGCAATCAGATGAAGATAGGAAGAGTTTTGGCATGCAAATCATTAACAGGTTCCTCAGTAGACAG TCGTCTGAGTGTGTACAGGATGTGGAGAGCTATGGTAAGAAGTGCAGAGAGAGTCTGGAGGTGTGGCACGGTAGAGACATCTTCATTGACTGCACAGA TGACCTCCATGAGTTCCTGAGTGGTGCCCCCTTCCTTCAGTACCTGCAGAGCATGTACTTTGAGCGTTTTCTGCAATGGAAGATGGTAGAGAG AAAGCCCGTTACCAAACACACCTTCAGACAGTACAGGATGCTGGGCAAGGGAGGCTTCGGAGAG gTGTGGGCATGCCAGGTGCGAGCCTCTGGGAAGATGTATGCGTGTAAGAAGCTGGAGAAGACTCacatgaagaagaggagaggagaggccatgGCCCTCAACGAGAAACAGATACTGGAAAATCTCAACAGCAGATTTGTG GTGAGTCTGGCGTATGCGTATGAGACCAAACAATCTCTTTGTTTGGTGCTAAGCATAATGAACGGAGGAGACCTGCGGTTCCACATCTATAACATTGGTCCTCCAGGCCTGGAGCCGGCCAGGGTTCGGTTCTATGCTGCTGAGGTCTGCTGTggtctccaccacctccaccagaTGAACATTGTCTACAG GGATCTAAAACCGGAGAACATACTTCTGGATGACAATG GGCACATCCGTATCTCAGACCTGGGCCTGGCGGTGAAGCTATCCGGGGGGAATCTGGTACGAGGCAGGGTGGGGACCCTGGCTTACATGG CTCCAGAGGTGATTGGCCATGAGTACTACGGGATAAGCCCTGATTGGTGGGGGCTGGGCTGCCTTGTGTACGAGATGACGGCCGGACGATCCCCATTCAAGAGACAAGGGGAGCAATTGAcggaaaaagagatggagagaatgataCAGGAGACGGAGGAGGTGTACAGGAAGACATTTAGCAGCGAGACAGAAGACTTCTGCCGCTCT CTGTTGACCAAAGACCCGAGACAGAGGTTGGGGTGTCGAAGGTGTGGGGTGGAAGGGGTCAAGTCCCATCCCTTCTTCAGCACcatcaacttcaggaggctggaCGCCGGAGTCATTGAGCCACCCTTCAAACCGAAT cCCAGGGCAGTGTACTGCAAGGATGTGCAGGACATTGATGAGTTctccacagtaaaaggagtcATTTTGGAGAGGACAGATGATGACTTCTACACCAAGTTTAACACAGGCTGCGTGGCCATACCCTGA